The window GCAAAATGGAAAGAGGGCGGAGCCACATTGAAGCCAAGCCTTGACCTTGTAGGAAAAATCTAAGGAGCAAATATTATGATGCTGGATGCTGAAATTAAAAAACAACTGGCTGAGTATCTCCAGCTTCTGGAAAATGATGTGCTGATTAAAATCAGTGAAGGCTCTGACAGCGTATCAATGGATATGAAGGCTCTGATAGATGAACTGACCGCCCTGTCCCCAAGAATTAAGACAGAGCAGGTAAAGCTGCCCAGAACACCCAGCTTTAGCATTAACCGTGTGGGGGAAGACACCGGAGTGGCTTTTGCCGGAATCCCTCTTGGCCATGAATTCACTTCTCTGGTACTGGCTCTCTTACAGGTGAGCGGAAGAGCTCCAAAGGTTGACGGCAAATTAATTGACCAGGTAAAAAGGATCAAGGGTGAGTTTCACTTTGAAACCTATATCAGCTTAAGCTGCCATAATTGCCCGGAAGTGGTGCAGGCCCTTAACTTAATGAGCATTTTAAATCCTGGTATCACCCATACCATGATAGACGGTGCAGCATTTAAGGATGAGGCGGAAAGTAAAAATATCATGGCTGTGCCTACGGTCTGCTTAAACGGTGAGGTTTTTGGCAGCGGGCGCATGACACTGGAAGAGATTCTGGGGAAATTAGGCAGCAGCCCTGATGTATCAGAGTTTGAGGAGAAAGAGCCTTTTGATATACTTGTCATCGGAGGCGGCCCTGCGGGAGCCAGCGCGGCCATTTATGCGGCGCGCAAAGGAATTCGTACAGGTGTAGTTGCCGAACGCTTCGGCGGTCAGGTAAGAGAGACGCTGGGGATCGAGAATCTCATCAGTGTGGCGTATGCCGAAGGCCCTGAATTTGCAGAAACCCTGGAGCAGCATGTTAAAAATTACGATGTGGATATTATGAATTCCCAGCGTGCCAAACGCCTGGAAAGAAAAGAACTCATCGAGGTGGAGCTGGAAAACGGCGCTGTTTTAAAAAGCAAGGCGGTGATCCTTTCCACAGGTGCCCGCTGGAGAAATGTAGGCGTACCGGGTGAGGCAGAGTTTAAGAACAAGGGAGTTGCTTATTGTCCCCATTGTGACGGTCCTCTTTTTAAAGGAAAACACGTGGCAGTCATTGGAGGCGGTAATTCCGGCATTGAAGCGGCTATTGACCTTGCAGGAATTGCAAGTCATGTGACAGTGCTTGAATTTATGCCTGAGCTGAAAGCGGATGCTGTACTGCAGAAGCGTCTTTTCAGCCTTCCCAATGTGACAGTCATAAAGAATGTTCAGACAAAAGAAATTACCGGCACTGATAAGGTAAACGGAATAACCTATGTGGAACGTGAATCTGGAGCAGTCCATCATGTGGAACTGCAGGGAGTGTTTGTTCAGATCGGCCTTGCAGCCAATACGGATTGGCTGGGAGAAACCGTTGAACGCAACCGCATTGGAGAGATTGTTGTTGATAACCGCAATGCTGCCAGTGTGCCGGGAGTCTTTGCAGCAGGAGACTGCACGGACAGCGTTTATAAACAGATTGTCATTGCAATGGGTTCCGGAGCCAGTGCAGCCTTAAGCGCTTTTGACTATTTAATAAGAAGTTAATGTTCAGATGCTGTTTCCTCGCCAATGACTTACGGGAAACAGCATCTTTTTTTATGCGGGCGGCGAGCCGAGCGGACATGCCTGCATGTCCATTGGGCGACCGCCGCGATAACGGGACAAAACTCGCGGAGCGCGTTTTGTCCCGTTAGGAAATGCTGTTTTCCGGAACCTTGACATGTCCCGCCTGGAACAGTATAATTTAACTGACAGACATGGAAGCGGATTGCGAATATCTGCTTGTTTTGGGTACTGCTGGAAAATGACTGGAGTGATGGATATGCAATATGGTGCGCTGGAGCGGATGCTCATTAACTCGATAAAAGAAGTACAGATAAAATTAGGATATGAAAAAGAGCCTATTCGCTTTTACTATCCTCAACATGCACTGACGAAAATACTGAAGATCTCCGAAGACTCTGACAGGGAAATGAAAGCCGCAATGGAAGGCTTTAAGGAATCCGTAAAGGAACGTCTGGGAGATATCAGGATCACAAAAAGCCAGGAACGTTTTTGCTTTGAGATTCCGCCGGAAGGAGTGGAATACGTATATGAGCATGAAAAAGACAATGGTTTCTTAAAGGAATTCATAGAAACCGTGGAAAATCACAGCACTGCCTTGGAAGATATATTAAAAGTCTTTCGTAAATTCGGGGATGGCAGGGTCATTTGTGAGAAATCCCAGGAAGAAGATTTTGATTACATTCTGTTTTTTGAGAATCCTTCTATTGATAATTATCGGTATTATATCAAATTTCATGAAAATCACGTCACATACCACAGATTCCTGTCCGAAGATGCAGCGGATATGGGCATATAACGATATCATATCAGGAGAAAAGAACAATGCAGAGAAAAAAGTGGATAGTTACCCTGCTTACAGGTCTTGTATTTATGACCACCAATCATTTTACTGCCAAAGCGGATACAGCCTCCGACATGGCAATCCTCATGGTGGCTCCGCCGCCCTCTGAATGGCAGACCGGCCCGGGAACCGGTCCGGGAAAAGGATTTTCCCAGACAGGGCCGGAAATCCAGAACGGAACAGGAGAACAGGTGGTGGCTTATGCAAAGCAGTTTTTAGGAAACCCTTATGTATATGGAGGGACAAGCCTTACATCAGGTGCTGACTGCTCCGGGTTTGTACTGAGCGTTTATAAACAATTTGGCATAAATCTTCCAAGAACCTCTGAGGACCAGGGACAAGCAGGGATTGATGTAGGCGGAATAGAAAATGCAAGGCCAGGGGATCTTGTATCATACATAGGGCATATCGGCATTTACGTGGGACAAAATCAGCTGATCCATGCAAGCGGCCCGGAGGACGGAATTAAAATTTCCACTGTGGATTTTAAGCCTGTGGTTTCAGTGAGAAGAGTATTGGGAAATTAAATAAAAAGGCACATTTGAGCTTATCCGGATGGTTTGTAAAGATCATCTGGGATAAGCTCTTTTTTAATTTACACCCCCTTTCCCTTAAGAAACAGGATGAAAGAAGCCGGAAGTTTTTCAGTCATAATTTGTCCCACCCTACATATATTGAGGTAAGAGGAGGGATGAAGGTGGAGAGGAAAGACGAGCTTATCAATATATTTTCCAGGAGCATAAGAGAAATTTTAAACCGGGTGACCGTTGACTTTGACGAGGTTCAGGAAATCAGACTCCGGGTGGCGGCTCCTCTTTTAATGGTATACCGGAATGAGGAGTATTATGTAACTCCGAAAGGTTCCCTGAGCAAGGAAGGAAAGGACGCCTATGCGGTCTCTAAAAATGAGCTTAAGGAAACCATGGAGTACATGAGCAACTATTCCCTGTATGCTTTTGAAGAAGAGATGAAACAGGGTTTTATCACCATTCAGGGAGGCCACCGGATCGGGATCGCAGGAAAGACCATTTTAGACGAATCCGGGATCAAGGCAATGAAATACATATCCTTTATCAATGTCAGGCTGTCCCATCAGGTAAAGGGCTGCGCCTCAGAGGTTTTGCCTTATTTATACGAGGAAGGGAGAGAAATCTATCACACGCTGATCATTTCCCCTCCCAGATGCGGGAAGACCACTCTGTTAAGAGATTTAATCCGTCAGGTTTCCAATGGTTCTGAGGATCATTCAGGGCTTACGGTGGGCGTGGTTGATGAACGTTCTGAAATTGGGGCCTGTTATCAGGGGATCCCTCAGAATGAGCTGGGAATCCGTACCGATATTTTAGACTGCTGTCCCAAGGCAAAAGGGATGATGATGCTGATACGGACCATGTCTCCCAGGGTGATTGCCGTGGATGAGATCGGAAGCAGGGAGGATTTAGAGGCAATGGAATACGTGATGAACTGCGGCTGTAAGCTGATCGCAACGGTTCACGGGAACTCCATCGATGACTTAAAGCAGAAGCCCATATTAAGAAAGCTGGTGGAGGAACGGATTTTTGAGAGATATATTGTCTTAAACAACTTAGGAAAGATCGGAAACATCGATCAGATCTATGACTCCAGAGGAACTCAGCTCTACAAATCCCAGGTACATCAGATGGGAATACGATGGGACAGGCGGGAGTGTATTGCTTATGGATAATACGTGGCTGAGGATTTTAGGAGCAGTACTGGTCATTATATCCAGCTCCGGTCTTGGGTTTTTTATGGCAGCCCAATGGAACGAGCATTTAAAGACCGTGGAAAAGCTCCGGAAGATGATTTTTTTGTTAAAAGGCGAGATTGTTTATGCAAATTCTCCTCTTACAGAGGCTTTTGAGCGCACCGGCAGAAAGGCCGGAGGTGAAATAGGCGTTTTGTTTGAGAAGGTGTCGGAGCGGCTTTCCGGACAGCAGGGAGAAACCTTTTATACCATCTGGCAGGAAGAGATCGACAAACTTCCCAGGGAGGTCTGCTTGTCCAAAGAGGACAAACAGAATTTAAAAGGCCTGGGTGAGCACCTGGGATACTTAGACATGGACATGCAGGAGCGGAACATTCTTTTGTACCTGGAACAGCTGGATTTAACCATCGGCTATTTGAGAAAACATAAGCAGGAAAAAAGCCGCCTTTATACCAGCCTGGGTATAATGGGCGGTTTATTCCTAACAATCGTAATGTATTAAGGAGGATAGCATGGGGGTCAATTTGATTTTTAAAATTGCAGCAGTTGGAATCCTGGTTTCCGTCATCTGCCAGGTATTAAAACACAGCGGACGGGAAGAACAGGCATTCTTAACAAGCCTCGCGGGGCTGATCCTGGTGCTGTTCTGGCTGGTGCCTTATATTTATCAGTTATTTGAATCCATTAAAAATCTGTTTGCATTGTAGGTGAGAGACATGACCGTAGTGACCATAGCCATAACAGGGATCGTTGCAGTGCTTTTAGCGGTTTCCTTAAAAGGGATGAAGGGGGAATATGGGACCTATCTGGTTATGGCGGCGGGCTTTTTTATCTTTTTTTACGGCATGGGAAAGCTCACTACCATTCTGGATACCATGAAGGAGATCCAGACCTATATTAAGATCAACAGCATCTATCTATCCACCCTGGTAAAGATGATAGGAATCACCTATATCGCAGAATTTGCTGCCGGGATATGCAAGGATGCGGGATACGGAGCCGTTGGGACCCAGATCGAAATATTCGGAAAGCTGTCTGTTCTGGCAGTCAGCATGCCCATTCTCCTGGCCCTCATTGAGACGCTGCAGGTATTTTTATCATGACGGAAGGGAGTAAGACCATGAAAAGAACCGCCTTTTTCCTGTTGTGTCTTTTGATCCTGCTGCTTTTCCCGGGGGACAGCCCTGGAGCGGAAGTCTCTTCCGGGCAGGAGGAGGCGGCCTCAGTGGGAGAGCTGGATTTAGATCAATATGATTTAACGGATATCCAGAAATTTCTGGACCAGGCTAAGGGGAACCAGGGCATGAACCTTTCCTTTAAAGAGCTGATGAAGGATCTGATGGATGGAAAATTAAATGAAGTCATGGGACAGGCCGGAAAAGCGCTGAAGGATCTGCTGATGGGAGAGATTAAAAACAGCGGACATATGATGGGACAGATCATGGTGCTGGGGATCATTGGAGCGGTATTTTCCAACTTTTCCAGCGTGTTTACGGGAAGCCAGATTTCTGAAACCGGGTTTTTCGTCACCTATCTGCTGCTGTTTACTTATCTGGCTGCCAGCTTTTTTACCAGTGTTACCATTACGGGAAATGTGGTGGGGCAGGTCATGGATTTTACTAAAATATTGATGCCGGCCTATTTCCTGGCAGCGGCATTTGCGGGGAGCAGCGCGTCTGCGGCAGCTTCCTATGAGTTCACATTATTTATCATCGCTTCCGCCCAGTGGCTTTTGGGGCAGGTGCTTTTGGCTCTCATAAGGGTCTATGCCCTTTTGGTCATGGCAGGCCACATTGCCAAAGAGGACATGCTCTCAAAGCTTACAGAGCTTTTGGAACAGGTGGTTTCCTGGAGTTTAAAGACCCTGGTAGGAGTTGTGCTCGGGTTTCACCTCATTCAGTCCATGGTTCTGCCCTATGTGGATTCCATGAAAACGGGAGCCATCCAGAAGCTGATCGGAGCCATTCCTGGGATCGGCCAGGGTGTTAACTCCGTTGCCCAGATGGTGCTGGGGTCCGGGGTGCTTATTAAAAATACCATTGGAGCAGCCGGTATTATCATACTTCTCATCATCTCCGTGATTCCGCTGTTAAAGCTGGTGGTGCTGATGGTATTATACCAATGCGTTGCAGCCCTTTTGCAGCCGGTCTGCGATAAGAGGATCGTGTCCTGCATTTCCGATATGGCAAAAGGCCATCGGATGCTCCTTTCCGTTGCGGCCTCAGGGGTGATTCTCTTTATTGTTACCATAGCGCTTGTATGCGCTTCCACCAATGTGACCTATTATACCGGGTGAGAGACATGGAAGAATTGTTTAACTGGATACGCAATATAACCTATTACCTGATTTTTATAACCGTGGTGGGAAACCTCCTGCCGGATAAGAAATATGAAAAGTACATAAAATTATTTGCCGGCATGGTGTTGATCCTTTTGGTATTAAAACCAATTACAGGAGGCTTAAGGCTTGATGATACCCTGGCTTACTATTTTGAGGCCATCAGTCTTAAAAAGGAAGCAGGAGAGCTGACGGGAAAGCTTTCAAGCATGGATGAGAAACGGCTTGAAACCATGATTGCCAGATATGAGGAGGCGGTGGGAACGGATTTAAAATCCATGGCAGAAACCGAAGGCTTTGACTGCAGGACATCCAGGGTGGAAATCAACAAGGATCAGGAAAGCGGTTCCTTTGGCCATGTAATGCAGGTCTCCATGGTTCTGGTGCCGCAGAAAACAGGAGAAGAAGCAAAGGGTGTGGCTGTTTCCGGAAATGGGACGGTTCCCGTAGAAAAGGTACAGGAAGTAGAAGAGGTGAAAATAGCCGGGTCAGAGCCGGAAAAAGGTGAGGATAAGGGACAGGAGGACGTGAGGAGGCAGAAACAGGAAGAAAATTCACGGCTTTCAGGTCTTAGAAGGCGGATTGCGGAATATTATGATTTGGAGGAACAGGATATTGAAATTCAAATGGAAGATGGGAAAGGATAAATGGCTGATCTTATTGGCTGTTGGAATGATTATCCTAATCCTTACATTTCCCTCCGGTTCGGGTATGGCCGCCAAGGTAGAGCGGACTGCAGAAAGCAAAAACCAGACGGCATTGCAAAAAGGAATCGTAACAGAGCCTGCAGATGGAGAAGCGGCTGCGGCGGCAGGAGCAGACCGGACCTATGAGGAGCAGCTGGAGGCGAGGGTAAAGAAAATTTTGAAAACCGTGGATGGGGTCGGTCAGGTAGAAGTGATGATCGTGCTGAAATCGTCAGAGGAGAAGGTACTGCGTGTCGATAAGGACAGTTCGGATTCCTCTACCGAGGAAAAGGACAGCTCCGGGGGGACCAGAAAGAACACCAGCGCAGAGCTTAAAGAAAGCACTATTCTTACCGGTTCAGGAGAAAACACATCTCCAATTGTGGAGAAGGAGATACGTCCGGAGATAGAAGGAATCGTCATCAGTGCCCAGGGCGGAGGCAGCCCCACGGTAAAAGCTGAAATTTCCAGTGCCATGGAAGCATTATTTAACCTGCCCCCACATAAAATAAAAGTATTAAAGAGGGTGGAATAAAAAGGAGTGTCATGTATGAGAAGTTGGAAAACAAGCAATGAACCCAAAGTCCCTAAAACCCCAAAGAAAATGGATATGAAGAAACTGTTCCGAAGAAACCAGATTATTATCACCACATTGGCCGTTATGATAGCTGCTGCTGGATATTTAAACTATGCCGGAAAGCAGGAGGCCGCTTCCGGGACAGACGTCTATGAGGCGGGGATGACTGATATTTCTGAAGAAGATATTTTAGCAGAAAACCAGTCCCTTACAGGCAGTGATGTAAATCAGGAAATCGCAAGCCTTGACCAGGATGCGGAAGATATCGATAAGCTGGAGGAAAATGAGACATTGGCAGCTGCAGAAAGCGACGGATCCGTGGATCTGGCAGCAAATGAGACACAGGCGGCCCAGACCGGCCTTGACAACCCTGGAGAAGCAGTGCTTACCAGCGGAATGAACGTATCGGACTACATATCAAGCGTACAGTTAAACAGAGAGCAGGTAAGGGCAAAGAACAAGGAAACCTTAATGAACTTAATCAACAATCCTAACATTGAGGAAGCGGCAAAACAGCAGGCCATTCAGGAAATGATCGAAATGACGGCTGTTTCTGAAAAAGAAAATGCAGCAGAAACCTTATTGCTTGCCAAAGGCTTTGCAGACCCTGTGGTCAGCATCTCCAGCGGAAAAGTGGATGTGGTCATTAATGCTCCCAGCATTACAGATCCTCAGCGGGCCCAGATTGAGGACATCGTAAAGAGGAAAACAGAAGTAGGGGCGGAGAGTATTGTGATCACCCTTATGAAACTGGAAGAGTAAAAAGCCGCGGCAAATGTTACGTTTCAGCCATGCCATTCATAATGTGCAAACACTTCTGCATGGCTAACTGTAACTTGCAAACTTCGGCCAGTTTTGCTATAATAATTCCAGAACCCAGAAATATGAGTACAGGAGGGAATTGCTGTGGCAGAAGTGGAAAGCAGAAATACTCACAAAGTATATGAAAAAGATAAAATCGGCGAAGTACAGATTGCAGACGATGTGGTGGCCATCATTGCTGGCCTTGCCGCAACAGAAGTAGAAGGCGTAGATTCCATGGCGGGCAATATCACCAATGAGCTGGTGGCGAAGCTGGGCATGAAAAATTTATCAAAAGGCGTTAAGGTAGAACTGACCGAAGAACACGTATCTGTGGATTTATCCTTAAACATCAAATACGGTTACAGCATACCTGCTGTCAGTGAGAAAGTTCAGGAGAAAGTGCAGAACGCTATTGAGAACATGACAGGATTAACGGTCCTGGATGTAAACATTCGGATTGCCGGTGTTGCATTGGAAGAGAATAAATAGATTTTTAGAAAAGTCTATCGCGGGGGGCGAACCGGGAAAAGGTTCATACCCCCGCTTTTCTTTGTGCATAAATGAGTAAAAATTTATTGTAATGATTTCGCTCAGGATTTATAATGAACCCGGAATATATCAACGGATTCTTAAGGGACAGGTGTTTACGTATATGATGACTGATAGGGAGAAGGACCATTACTCGCAGAAGGTAATGATTTTGTTTGGCCTGGTGGTTACGGTAATTGTGGGAGTATTCGCTTTAAACATTTGTTATTTCAAGGAGGTGGAAAAGATCCTGATAGAACAGACTTATCAGGATTTGGAGAAGGAAAGTGACGGGACATTGGCTGAACTTCAGAGAATAATCCAGGACAGGCTTGAAATGCTTGAAATATTTTCTGCATACGGTGATCCTCCGGAAGGACAGGATATAGAAAAGTGGCGGGGAAATTCAGAGACGTTTGAAACAGGGGGCTTACGGCTGGGGATTTCCGATGACCAGGGGATCATGTATTATGGAAACAATGAGTCACGGGATGTTTCCAAAAGCAGTGATTACCAAAGGGCGTTAAGCGGAAAGAACAGCATTTCCAGATTGTCTTTAAATGATTCTGACGGCCATGGGGGGATCGTTCTGACGGTTCCTGTAATAAGGGAGGGTCAGGTAAAGGGAGCAGCCTGCATGGAGTATACCGGTGCGGAACTGGGGAAATATTTAAATAACACGGAAATAAGCAGGTACGGAGCCAATCTGGTTTTCACAAAGACCGGAGAACTGGTGGCCTTCTGCCCTGGATACGAAAATTACGGCACCATTTACGATATGCTGAAGCTCATGGATTTTAAGGACGGGCAGTCTTTGGAACAGCTAAAAAAGGCGGTGGAGAGCGGGCTTTCCGGATATACTGTCTATGACCGCAATGGCAGCAGGGAGCTTCTTTATTATCAGCCTGCAGGAATCGGGGACTGGATGGTGGCTTCTCTGGTGCAAACAGAAGGCTATGAGAGCACTCTTCAAAGGATCGAAAGGCTGTCGGAACGCTTTGTTGCAGGTTCTACCTTTTTGCTGGCCTGTACGGTTTTGCTGATCATCTGTATTCTCCATCTGCGGAAAAAGGAATCCAAACGGGCGCAAAAGGATTATTTAACAGGGGTTTATACCAGGGAGACAGCCAAAAAGCTGGTGGAACAAGGGCTGAGAGCCGGAGGGAAAAAACGGTTTTATGCCTGTATGTTCCTTGATATTGATGATTTTAAGAAGATCAACGACACCTTTGGCCATCAAAAGGGAGACCTGGTTCTGACCCAGGCGGGAAAGATCTTAATCGACTGTACAAGGCAAGAGGATGTGATCGTCCGCTTTGGCGGGGATGAATTCTGCATATGGCTCTACGGCGTCAGCGGGAGGAAGCAGCCGGAGGCCATTGCAAAACGGATATTAAATGCGTTTCACGTTTCAGGAACCATTCATGCAAGCATTGGAATCACCCTGGTAGGAGAAGAAGAAACAGAATACGATGCCATTTTAAAACGGGCGGATCAGGCCTTATACCAGGCTAAGAGAAAAGGAAAGAATCAGTTTGCGCTCCAGCTTTGATGCTTTCGGGTAAGCCCATTGTTCTGCCTCTCCTTGAAAGTCCTATGGATTTCAGGTATAATGAAATTTAACCGAATTAAGTAAGCAGCGAAGCGGATTGCGGATATCCGCTTGACTGTTTTTAAAACTACGAAAAGGAGAAAAGCATGAATAAGCTTAAGCTTGGAATTATAGGAAACGGATATCTTGGAGAAATCATTGCGGGAGCATGGAGAGATGGTTTATTGCCGGAATATGAGCTGGTGGGAATTATGGGAAGGACAAAGGAAAAGACGGATGCCCTGGCAAATGAGATGGGTTGTAAGTCCTGCTCCGGGATCGGTGAACTGCTGGAATTAAAACCGGATTACATCGCTGAGGCAGCATCTGTAGCTTCCGTTAAGGATATGGCGGAAAAGATCCTGACAAATGGCTCCAACTTCATCGTACTGTCCATCGGCGCCTTTGCAGATCAGGAATTTTATGAAAAGGTGAAGGAAACAGCCAAAAAACATAATACCAGGGTATACATTGCCTCAGGAGCTGTAGGCGGATTTGATGTGCTCCGCACGGTTTCCCTTATGGGAGAGGCAACAGCCGGGATCGAGACCAGAAAGGGACCGGAATCCTTAAGAAATACCCCTCTTTTTGGGGAGCATCTGTTGACTGATGAAGAAAGCACCATGGTGTTTGAAGGCAATGCAAAGGAGGCCATTGGTCTTCTTCCCACAAAGGTGAATGTCGCAGTAGCGTCTTCCCTGGCAACGGCAGGCCCTGATAGGACAAAGGTGAACATTCACAGCGTTCCGGAAATGATCGGGGATGATCATAAGATCACCGCGGAAATTGACGGAGTGAAAGCGGTGGTGGATATTTATTCAAGCAACAGTGCCATTGCCGGCTGGAGTGTGGTGGCTGTGCTGCAAAACATTGTGTCACCGGTGGTTTTTTAACCGAATCAAGCAAGAAGCGAAGCGGATCGGGAATATCCGTTTGACTGGAGGAAGAGAAAATGTTTGAGAAATTAGTTGCCATTGAGCCGGTAAGCCTGGTGGAAGAGGCGGAGAAAGAGCTTTCTCGCTATGCAAAACAGGTGGTAATGTATGAGGACATTCCTTGTGACGATGAGGAGATCGTAAGGCGGATCGGAGATGCGGATGGAGTGCTTTTAAGCTATACCTCCAGAATCAGCCGGTTTGTCTTTGAAAGATGCCCTAATGTAAAGTATGTTGGGATGTGCTGCAGCCTTTATTCAAAGGAAAGTGCCAACGTGGACATCGCCTATGCCGAAGAACACGGGATCACAGTTCTGGGGATCCGTGATTACGGTGATGCGGGAGTGGTGGAATACGCCATCTGTGAGCTGGTGCGGTTCCTTCACGGATATGACAGGCCCATGTGGAAGGATATGCCTGTGGAGATCACCGGATTAAAGACAGGGATCATTGGAATGGGTGTTTCCGGAGGAATGATCGCTGATGCCTTAAAGTTTCTGGGAGCGGATGTTTCCTATTACAGCAGAAGCAGAAAGCCGGATCATGAAAAAAAGGGAATGAAGTATCTTCCCCTGGTAGAGCTTTTGGAGAGCAGTGAGGTGGTGTTTACCTGTTTAAACAAGAACGTGATTCTGCTTCACGAGGAGGAATTCCAAAGGCTTGGAAATGGAAAGATCCTCTTTAATACATCCATTGGACCTGCCTTTGAGCCGGAGGATTTAAAAAACTGGCTGGATGCGGGGGATAACCGGTTTGCCTGTGATACCGCGGGAGCAATTGGAGATATTACCGGAGAGCTTTTAAAGCATCCAAAGGTATTCTGCGTCAATGCTTCGGCCGGAAGAACCAGGCAGGCCTTTGGCATCTTAAGTGAAAAGGTGCTTGATAATATCCGGAGGTTTTTGGAGAACAGGAAAGTTTCTATTGTATAAAAAACCCTGTTAAGGTATAATAATTCCAAATGTCCAGAAAATCACCAATAGGAGGACCATGGGAAATGACCAGAAGTAAATTGCGTGAACACTGCTTTAAGATGCTCTTTTGTGCGGATTTTTATCCCGCAGAGGAGAAGACCGGGCAGCTTATCCAATATTTTGAGGAACCGAAAGAGGATGACCTAAACGCCGAGGGCGTGGAGGAGATCATCCACGATGTTGATATGAGTGAAGAGAATGCTGCTTATTTAAGGGAAAAGGCAG of the Lacrimispora indolis DSM 755 genome contains:
- a CDS encoding SpoIIIAH-like family protein, producing the protein MRSWKTSNEPKVPKTPKKMDMKKLFRRNQIIITTLAVMIAAAGYLNYAGKQEAASGTDVYEAGMTDISEEDILAENQSLTGSDVNQEIASLDQDAEDIDKLEENETLAAAESDGSVDLAANETQAAQTGLDNPGEAVLTSGMNVSDYISSVQLNREQVRAKNKETLMNLINNPNIEEAAKQQAIQEMIEMTAVSEKENAAETLLLAKGFADPVVSISSGKVDVVINAPSITDPQRAQIEDIVKRKTEVGAESIVITLMKLEE
- a CDS encoding Asp23/Gls24 family envelope stress response protein, producing the protein MAEVESRNTHKVYEKDKIGEVQIADDVVAIIAGLAATEVEGVDSMAGNITNELVAKLGMKNLSKGVKVELTEEHVSVDLSLNIKYGYSIPAVSEKVQEKVQNAIENMTGLTVLDVNIRIAGVALEENK
- a CDS encoding sensor domain-containing diguanylate cyclase; amino-acid sequence: MMTDREKDHYSQKVMILFGLVVTVIVGVFALNICYFKEVEKILIEQTYQDLEKESDGTLAELQRIIQDRLEMLEIFSAYGDPPEGQDIEKWRGNSETFETGGLRLGISDDQGIMYYGNNESRDVSKSSDYQRALSGKNSISRLSLNDSDGHGGIVLTVPVIREGQVKGAACMEYTGAELGKYLNNTEISRYGANLVFTKTGELVAFCPGYENYGTIYDMLKLMDFKDGQSLEQLKKAVESGLSGYTVYDRNGSRELLYYQPAGIGDWMVASLVQTEGYESTLQRIERLSERFVAGSTFLLACTVLLIICILHLRKKESKRAQKDYLTGVYTRETAKKLVEQGLRAGGKKRFYACMFLDIDDFKKINDTFGHQKGDLVLTQAGKILIDCTRQEDVIVRFGGDEFCIWLYGVSGRKQPEAIAKRILNAFHVSGTIHASIGITLVGEEETEYDAILKRADQALYQAKRKGKNQFALQL
- a CDS encoding aspartate dehydrogenase domain-containing protein; this translates as MNKLKLGIIGNGYLGEIIAGAWRDGLLPEYELVGIMGRTKEKTDALANEMGCKSCSGIGELLELKPDYIAEAASVASVKDMAEKILTNGSNFIVLSIGAFADQEFYEKVKETAKKHNTRVYIASGAVGGFDVLRTVSLMGEATAGIETRKGPESLRNTPLFGEHLLTDEESTMVFEGNAKEAIGLLPTKVNVAVASSLATAGPDRTKVNIHSVPEMIGDDHKITAEIDGVKAVVDIYSSNSAIAGWSVVAVLQNIVSPVVF
- a CDS encoding D-isomer specific 2-hydroxyacid dehydrogenase family protein, producing the protein MFEKLVAIEPVSLVEEAEKELSRYAKQVVMYEDIPCDDEEIVRRIGDADGVLLSYTSRISRFVFERCPNVKYVGMCCSLYSKESANVDIAYAEEHGITVLGIRDYGDAGVVEYAICELVRFLHGYDRPMWKDMPVEITGLKTGIIGMGVSGGMIADALKFLGADVSYYSRSRKPDHEKKGMKYLPLVELLESSEVVFTCLNKNVILLHEEEFQRLGNGKILFNTSIGPAFEPEDLKNWLDAGDNRFACDTAGAIGDITGELLKHPKVFCVNASAGRTRQAFGILSEKVLDNIRRFLENRKVSIV